Within the Erpetoichthys calabaricus chromosome 1, fErpCal1.3, whole genome shotgun sequence genome, the region AGCCCATCACTGCAAGCTTTCTCACCTCCATTATATGCTCTCTGGAATCAGTATATAGAGTGTATGAAAAAGGGCGTGACCCCTACCTGATTTCCTTAAGTATTGATCATTTTTGACACTGAGAGATTTCAGGTCTTCAACCAAAACCATCTATTATACCAGAGTAAATAGGTAAACAGTTTCTGTTAACACCTTATGTCATTTATTGAAAGAATAAAGGCATGCAACACCAGCAGCTGggctgtgaaaaagtaattgcccctttaCACTAAGCTGGCTGTGCTGCCTTCAGTTACAAGGACTTTGTCAGACTTTCACATCGCTATGGAGGAACTTTAgccttctcttcctttcttttcattCAAAAACACAGGTAGGCCTTTAATCATAAGAAGCTATTTTCTGGTCCTGCCACAGCACGTCTATTACAGACAGTTCTGCGCTTTCACTTGGCCCAtccaaaagttttgttttttctcctctTTTTGGTCTGTCTGGTGTGGATTTGCTTTTTTGTACAGGATCATCGTCTTACTGCATCACCTTAATCTGCTTCAGCTCATGGACAAATGAACAGACACTCCCCTTAAGAATTTCTCCTGCATGCAGATCAGCCTTCATGGTTCCTTCAATTATATGGTGAGTCCAGAGACAGAAAAGCATCCCCATACCATTACACTACCATTCCCATGTTTTATTGTAGTCATGATGTTCTTACTATACATATAACGCTGTTAAGTTGTATTAGTTTAAGCCGCATGCAATGAGACAcacttttgtctcatctgtccatggAATATTCCTCCAAGAGGCTTAGGGATCACCCAGGTCCTTCCTGGCGAAAGAGACACAAGCACTTAGAGTATGTTCCTGTTGGTCAGCAGTAGTTTCTGCCTAGTACTTTCTAATGTAGCCCACTTTTGTCCTGTCTGTTATTGATTATGGAATCATGAACATTGTCCTTTGCAGAGGCAAGAGAAGGCTGCAATTCCTTGGAATTTGTGACTTCCTGGATGAATTTATGCTGTACACTCGTGCTGATTTTGGaaggccggccactcctgggaagattTACTACTGTTCCAAGTTTTTTCCATTTGGAGATTATGGCTCTCACCGTGGTTCGGTGTAGTCCCAGAGCCTTAGAGGTGGCTTTGTAGCCCTTTCCAGACTGATAGGTAGCAACAACTTGTTTTCTGATCTCTACGGGAATTTCCTTTGATCGGGCCCTTAGGCGTTTGTTGAATGCTTGGGCTGGCAACTCAACTCTGACAGACTCTGAATGAAGGTCACCTTCATTCACACTGTATATCACCTCATGCTTCTCCATGTCAATGCTGAAAGGCATCTCCTCAGGCTCCTCTTTGATGATCACCGATTCCACTTCATAATCCTCGTCTTTAATGCTGAGACTCTCCTCTTCAAGCTGGATAGCATCCCATTCAATATCCTCCTCCTCCTTAATAATTACTGTCATGTTCTCCATGGGATTCATGTCAGCCGGCCATGTCTCCTTGGTCAGATTCATCTAGATGTTACAGGAAATAatagttttttctttctctgaagaaaagaataaaaaagagattaAAGTCTACCAGGATTGCACCAAAATCTACTTAGTTAAGGATTAAATCAAGACGGTCAGTTTACAGAAACAGCACCATAAAATGATGACAGCAGCTCCCCATACACCATGTTAAATGACTAGTGAAGGTGATGGGGGCTAGACGGAGACCACCTTCACAAACCTGTCCAAAAGTACTTACTATGTAGCACCTTCTGTGATGTTTCAAATTAAAGCTCTACTATGACAGGCACCCAAATCACATATATTTTGCATTGTATTAATggcaggagtccccatggactatgatgtttgctgacgacattgtgatctgtagcaagagtagggagcaggttgaggagacattgcataggtggagatatgctctagagaggagatgaatgaaggtcagtaggaacaagacagaatacatgtgtgtgaatgagagggaggtcagtggaatgatgaggatatagggagtagagttggagaaggcggatgagtttaaatacttgggatcaacagtacagagtaatggagattgtagatgagaggtgaagaagagagtgtaggcagggtggaatgggtggagaagagtgtcagatgtgatttgtgacagacggatatcagcaagagtgaaagggaaggtctacaggacggcagtgagatcagctatgttatatgggttggagacggtggcactgaccagaaagcaagagacagagctggtggtggcagagttaaatatgctaagatttgcattgggtgtgacgaggatggacaggattagaaatgaggacattagagggttagctcaagtaggacggttgggagacaaagtcagagaggcgagattgcgttggtttggacatgtgcagaggagagatgctgggtatattgggagaaggatgctaaggatagaggtgccagaaaagaggaaaagaggaaggcctaagaggaggtttatggatgtggtgagaaaggacatgcaggtgatggatgtaacagaacaagatgcagaggacagaaagatatggaagaagatgatctactgtggtgacccctaaactCTAGTACAggcaaaataattataataatttaacaCACATTACTGTCAATTTAAGATGTGGCAATCCATGTCTATTTCATGTGTGATCAGCAAGCACTAGTATGTGGTGCTTTCCagattaaaactaaaatatacagCTGATCagtacagtaaaattaaaacagaaaattcagTGCTGACAGACATCCGGAGAAGCTT harbors:
- the LOC114664897 gene encoding uncharacterized protein LOC114664897, with amino-acid sequence MNLTKETWPADMNPMENMTVIIKEEEDIEWDAIQLEEESLSIKDEDYEVESVIIKEEPEEMPFSIDMEKHEVIYSVNEGDLHSESVRVELPAQAFNKRLRARSKEIPVEIRKQVVATYQSGKGYKATSKALGLHRTTVRAIISKWKKLGTVVNLPRSGRPSKISTSVQHKFIQEVTNSKELQPSLASAKDNVHDSIINNRQDKSGLH